In Citrus sinensis cultivar Valencia sweet orange chromosome 3, DVS_A1.0, whole genome shotgun sequence, the sequence TCTGTAatcatgaaatttatttttcaaaagaatttgGGCCgcttttgttttctctttgacctttttaacttaatattaattgtcATTACGAGAGTGGCAGTTCTTCAATCAGTTATTCCCTTATCTTATTTGCAAAGGGCTTAATAAAAGCTGAGAATTTGTTTTTGAAACATATTTGGGAGCATAAGATATTTGCACTTGCTTGGCAAAACTATGCGCATCTGACATTTTTATGTACATCATCAGGGAGCTCCATGGCAAGATTTCAGTAAAGCTATGGGAAATCTGGGTAAGGGGCAATCAGTAGAGGATGTGTTACGGCAGCAGATTCAAAAGCAGGAATTCTATGATGGAGATGGCGGCAAAAGTCCACCACGTCGTGGTGGCGGTGGACATGGTGGGGGTGGTTCTGAAGAATCTGGGGATGAAGGCGTTTCTGGGATCATAGATGAAACTGTGCAAGTGGTATTAGCAACCATCGGCTTCATATTGCTGGTAAATTATCTGtttctcttccttttctttttttctcgcCCTTCAAATTGTGTCAGAAAGCACATGACCAAACATACAGTCTTTAGATCACTAATTCTCACACATATGTGACTGTTTAGTCGTTCTTAATGATTGATGAAAATGGtgcaaataatgaaaatatacaTGCACATGAAATGCAATGCTGTTTCTGAGCTAAACTTCCGTCTTTAATGACTGATGATCTGCTTAATGTGAggcttaaaatttaaaaataaagcatttaaaatgttaattgaataagaaataatagcaatagttaattgaaaaaaattaatagcagTGGGAAAATAATGGGTGCCTTCTGAAAGTTGCTTTATCATATCAATTACCAGTCTTTGTTGAAATAATGTAACATGATATATTTGAATGAAACTCGCCTCATCTTCCTGTTGGTGTTTGTACTTATGTTTGTAAACATCTCATGATTGTCTTTCTTGTTTTATCTTACGTTAGCAAGTTTTCCATGTGCTAAGTTTCATATCCACTTTATtgagtatttaaaaaatgctttagtttattgattttcttgataatgataataataataataatgatttatagGTTTTTAAGTCCatagtttgaaaatttgtgtCGCAGCCCATGTTTATTATCATCTCTCACTTGCTGATTTCACTGCAGTATATTTACATAATTGCTGGTGAGGAGCTGACTAAGCTAGGAAAGGATTACATAAAGTATCTTTTGGGAGGAAGCAAGAGTGTTCGTTTGTCAAATGCAATGGACGCGTTAGAAAGTTTCTGGAAAACACTGAGCGATAACAAGTTGGTCTACGATAAGTATTGGTTGGAAAAGGAAATTCTCAATACCACAACATGGTTTGATGGTCCTGAGAAGTATAGACGTATGCTTAGGTCCTACATGGAACGGAGTGCTGATGAGGAGTCCTGATTTATTTTAGCAATCCTCCTTCCTCTCCAAGCCCACGTTATTTCTTTCCTCCTAACCTTGTATCTTCTGCAACGTTAAGAGGAactattattaaactttaggAGGAACTAGCATTACATACTCTTTTGtcctctcttttttatttttctgaggCTGCTACAAGATCAATTTCTTACCGCGTATTATTAGCTTAAAAGCAAATTTTGTATAGCAATTTAAACTTTATCTTCCATAACATTTCAGTTGAGTATTGGCTCAGGCCTCggatgtttttgttttgcttgtcATGTGGCCCAGATCTGTCTTCTCATCCGTATATTAATTCCTGTTGAATTTTACCTATACCATTAAGGATTCCAAATTAGTAAGAAGCTCAAAGCCGACAGAAAATTAAGTTTCTTAGAATATGCTAGACTTAACTGGAATCACAAATTAGGTGAATGAGTTGCCGGTTTGATCAACAGGAAAAGTAGCTTGGAATCTCGTCCGATGCAGTACGATTGATGCTAGCATGAATGCAATAATATTGTTTTGCTCGTCTAACAAAGGACTCAAATTTTGATGCATTGATTGCTTATTTTAAATGCTTACAAACTTCAAGTTGCTAAAAGCTTTAATGGGAATGTGAACAAATTGCAACGGAGGAGGATAAGATGATCTATTTGAAAGaactataatataataataataataataataatcacatgCTTCTGATGAATGATATAAGGTCGTTTTGGCCTGCAATTATCCTCAACATTACCCTTTCAGCCGAACAAAACATTTGATTAGGGCAATCATGGGAGGAGCAACAACAAGACGTTAATCATATAAAGGTCACTTCAATTGCTCCggataatcaaaataattgatgCTCATCTGATATTAGTTGCAGAAATTTCAATCACAAATCAATCTACGGTGAGGCCagccaaaaaatttaatcatttgcAAATTTTTCCAGATCATAAGCAACCGATAAGAGAATCGAATGTCATCTTCAACAGGGCAGTCAAACAAAAACCCATTTCCTTATCCTCTAATTGTTCAAAACTGAAAGAATCTTTCTCCGAATATATGAGAAGACACAAAGGTTTCCAATGGTTTCTCTAAGAAGGAGGTAAGAACTTGTTCACACTCTCTTTGGCTTCTTCGTTGAACCCGCTCCATCTTTCCGATCTCCATCTACACCCTTCTTCTTGTCTTTcctctccctcttctttagaGCAGCCATGTGTGCCTTCAAAAGAGTTGCATAAGAAGCTTGAAAGCGCTGGTGATCCTTTGCCCCTACCTTCTCAACAAAATCAGGAATCCCTGTTACTTTGTTAGCAATGACTTACAAATGCatcatcaaaaataaaaatagacaaCCAATTCTCCACCATTACCTAGCAAGACATGCATCATGTTTGTCCAGGAAAAGAGATCAGGATTGGAGCGTAAGCACAATAGGATAATTACAATGCATATTCACGATCTATATACATGGTACAGTTCTTAAATGCCCAGATCAATTCTAAATTGCACCTCTCACAAGTGGAGAAGCGTGGCAAtgaaataattcttataataaaattcaatggTTGCAACCATATAATCCAATTTCCCAATCTTTCTTAACCCAAtattcaggaaaaaaaaatgatgtggCAGAGAACACTAACTTTATGAACTTGAGAACATGATTGCTCggaattaattattgttgatCGAGAACATGATAGCTctgaataaattattgatgattaGTCTGAGAAAGTTACCATAGTCAAGACATCAAGAACCACTTCTCGGTCTAATCTCGTATGATATTCCAGAAACCAGAAGACAAGAACCAAGAGAAACCTCCACATATTTTTCagaataatagaaaaaaggTAAGAGCTTGGCTTTgtattcctttaatttttaaatattaactttAACAAGGACATATGAGAGCCCACACTCCCTAACAAAGCCACTGAGACATATCGCAGCCCAATATtatcctaaataaaaatagaatcaCCATAACCTATTGCTATTGCTTGTTTACCAATAAGTAGCTCACCCACAGGAGCAGAAAGAGGTCAAAGCAAAAAACAACGAGATGGGAGGAAACAGTTTAGTTGTACTATTCTACCAACCAAGATCATCAAATAAGTATACAAACTTAGTTCCTCCTGCAGATGCTACATCTACCAACCATGTTCCGAATTTCTTACCAAGGCCCTTGTATCACAGTTCGGTTCCAAGAATATTGTCTAACAAGACTTCTCTTCACCAACACATCAGAGTATTTCAAGAATCAAGCTTCAAATTGTAAAGTGAAGCATGACTAAAAGAACCACCCCATAATGACAAAGAATCAATTCAACCTTCTTGTGctgttagaaaaaaatatatttttaaggcCACTTTATACATGCCTAGaatcaacatcaacaaacAAGAAGCAACAAGAAAAGTTGCTGACCTAGCACCACTTTTTCCTGATTCAAGCTCTCCATAACCAAACTACTCAGATATCTAAAAAACTTCATCTAAACACCAAGACAAATTGGTCCGAGCAATCACTTTCAAAGGGGTTAAACATGAAAGCACCAATTGCTCTGGGAAATTTTACAAGAGAAATTCAGTTTCCATGCACATCACATTCATGTTAAACTTTTTTCAAAGCTTAAAACAAAGCATCTTTTCCTACTAGCTTTAGTGAACAttgtaaagaaagaaaatctcGAGCTTAAAACGGTAAGTTCTATCTATCAATGAATTACTAGCATATGATGACCGACTTCGAAATCATACATAGAAAACTGCTCTCAAACAGTTCATATACATCAAAAATTGAACTTAGCATTGCGCATGAaaaattgatgagaaaaaGAGACAAACCGTAGTAGAAATCTTTTGCTTGCCATCAGTAGCACGAATAAGGCATCTGTACTCAACTGGTTCTCCAGCAGTTgccattttattcttttgtgaTTTAGACTTCATTGACGCTACAATTCacattaatgaaatttaaaaaatcataatatcaCACATAATAAACACCATAGCTAATAACCCAGATCaactaaaaaacaaaaaaaaaggaattcgAAATTACATCGTTTGAAAGTAACCCAAACGGAGCCCTTGTCCCTGTTGCGCTCAAACATGCTTGTCAACTCATTTAGAAACGGATCCGGTTGCAAAAGACCCTTTGAAATTAAACccagaaatttgaaaaatcagcacaaaattatatattttataaaacaaaaggaaTAACCAATAATCCTTTTGGGTAGATAAACTAATAGAATTGAGGAAGCGATCGAGGGTTACCATTAATGACGTTTATGTTCGTTCTTGCAGTCCCAGACTGAATGAGTAGTTACTGAATGAGTAGAAGAAGCAACAAAGCAAATGAAATAGAATGGAGctattaacattttatttcatgGGCGTAGGCCCAAGGCCCATATAatgctttttcatttttgtacttctattgttttctttttaaaaaattaaaattataaattataaagaattattCTGCGTGGAGCTCAAAATATCCTAAATAGTAAATACATCAGACctctataatttaaaaaaataattaaatataattttatcaaggttattttattttattaaggttTCTTAATATTATTCTTGTTTTTACATCTACTTATGAAAAAGGAGGGAATTAAAGTCTTAACAATTACAAGGTGTAAATAGcttatattagtaatttttatttactaattcaTAGGTAAACCATTTAAAAAAGAGTAGGGCTTCTTTTAACACCCCTCTAGATATCCTTATGACActccttttgaattttatttcttacaattACCCctagttaatttataaactaCAAATTCATTTCCATATTCCTACAAacttttacccaaaaaaagtatttcttttaatttttatttataaaatacatagaagAGTCCCaatatctttaattattttctttttattatatagtttCCATCTGCATAACTATGAATTTTTATACATttcttatgaaaaataaaatgtttaaaataaatataaatgagaagTTATCAACCGTTTATCATAAGTTTACtccattataaaaaaaagattctacttaagtattttgaaaaaaatatatatttaactttaagtgtttaattatgaaatgggTGAgtgtaaaattttgttaaaggaATAATTCACTGAATTCtctttgaaaataagaaatgaattaatttattttttattatttaggtaatttcaactaaaaaaaagaaagatataaAATGAATTCCATGGGTGTCAAAAAAGCTTGCTCCTTCCTCTTTGAAAAAACAGATTTTCAAAGAATACTGCAATGTCGTTCAGTGCCAAGAGCCTCTTCCTATCAGTGCAAGCGGATCAAAAACCATTCAAAGGCGTGCTGAATTTTCAGATTTTCAACCAATGCCAAACCATTGAGCCATGGTCTGGGTCTACCTAGCTGAATAGGAATTTGCTGCATGTCTTAGTTTGCACAGAATGTAGATAAAACTTTCTTTTGTGGAAAAAAGTAAAACTAAAATCTGGATAAATCTTCTTAGTGAACAGATTCTTCAGTCTGTTTCTTGAAGCTTGATGACAGCATCGAAGCTAAACTTCTCATCcggttcaaataatttttcaagatCTTCAAAACTCTGCTCAACTCTCAAGTCTTTACTTACTTTTAAATCTTCCTGCattgacccaaaaaaaaaaaaaatgataaacagTCTTTACTTACTTACATTTACCATAGAAATATAATTGAGGAAATGGTACTGCCACAAAACTCATCATAAAACAATTTGGCACGAAATAATTAATCATCAATTATCACGGTGAATTATTAGAAGCATCTACAAGTAAATTTCTTAATCTGACTACCTTTTACAGTATACTTAAGTATATCGCAGAAGGAAGGCATTTGATGCATAACATACTCCTATACTTTAACCAATATTTCCCTTTGAAGATCTTTAACAATATCTAATTtattatgcattttttttttgaagtacaaaatacattatttggtcaaataattaattctacgGCATACTCATCCatcaatattttctaaattcatGTTACAGAAACcaattcttgaaatttatcatAAGATTGGAACATGCAATCCAAATGCcatatataaaaggaaagtCCATCCtcttaatttattgatgtgaTATTAATACGAGTTTTCTAGAGTCATTACTCCACTTGTACTCGATAGAAAAAGGATACAAGTAAAAGAAGTAATAGTATTCACCGTCACGTCAacctccttttttttatttttttatctcatcttttttattttctattatctattgAAGAACATTACTAATATCGTGCATCAAACTTGTTACCATATAAACACATAACTTTATGTAAGCTTTGAAATCATTGACATGCCAAATCAAATGCATCAATTTGAACACTTTTTTACTCTATCATGCTAAAGCAATAAGCAAGCAATTTGTAGAAAATGCCAAGATATACTCTATCGCAGGTCACCTTTTCCACAAATTCAGCTACGGTAGTATCAATTACTTTCTTGATGACTTCCTTGTAAACATTAGTAGGTCCAAGTACTTCTAATAAAATGTCTCGTGGTATCTGCATGACATGATAAACAAGCATAAAATTGGTAACCACCTTTACagtcaacaaaataaaatccttgTTTTTGCAGCGACATACATGCATGCTTATTAAAAAATGCTATAATGCCACTGTCTTTTTGCATCATTATGtaactcaaaaaaaattgaatgattCAGCAGTTCCCATACTTTCAGTTCAGCCTTGAGAATTTAGACACAAAACCCATTGCAACATATCGTTGGAaggaaaagggaaaataagGCTGAATAAAAAACACAAGCTGCAGGACTCTCACCAAAAAAGAAGTGTGCCAACTCTCACTACAAAAGAAGTGTGCCAAACTACGagtttcataatttcatacaAACAAAGAATCCTACGCAGACAAAAACATTCTAGTTTAGCATAAAAATGGATTGAAATGTAACCCCAAcccctctttttttctttgggtTCCTTTTACTTCCTTTTACAGAGCTTGCTCACATCTTTCTTCctattaatatatatagagtTTCAGGGTTGGGTCAATGGTTAGACATTCCAGGATTAGATCAAGGTGTCTTCACTTTAAACTCTACAAATTCATCTCCCAATCTGATTTGCTAATCTTCTTTTAGAGGTCCACAAGGGGATGGAAGCAAAACAAGATCACCATCATCACAAATCAATGAATTGATTGCAGCAAAACAATAGGTGATGGCAACTTACATTTGGTGTTTTTCCTGGCAGTGTCCAGATTATTCACCACATATGAGCAgccaattgaaaaaatttccaaaaaaataaaaacattagtGATTCATTAAATGAGGAAGCGGATAAAATATAGTACATAAGAATACAACGGCAATATAATGATATGAAGCATAACAAtatgaatcatgcatttagATCTAGAGATAATCCATACTTTCTGTCTAGTACAAACTGTGCCAGAACTTTTTATTAGTAATAGCTTACCATTCAACatacaagaaacaaaaattctcAGCAAATTCAGAAAGTGGCAGTATCAGTGATGTGAAAAGAGATCCCAGTAGTCCAATATCATCCTAGTCTATGGTAGGCAATGATTAAACATTTCAAATACACATACAAGCAAATGCACACTCAATTGGCAGCGAGTAGTGCATAGGCAGAGAATATGATGTTCTTTTTCCTTTGACCAGGAAGAAACAAGTCAAAACTTAAGCCAATAAGATATTTTAAGAAAGCACATGCATGCAAATCTGATGATTATGTGTTTTCAAGGTTTAAAAGATAAGAATAACTTCACAAGAAATTGTTCAGTGCATAAATAATCTTACCTCCTTTTACTCTGCGAAAGCCTGGAATTGGCTGTGCTGCAGCAACCATTTTGTTGAATACATCATCAAAAATTGCCCGTGTTTTAGCACTGGATACCTCGACACCTATCTagtaacaagaaaaatattttgtggtCAAACTTAAAAGCCATGTAATTGCTTCTGAATGTATAAAAAGTTTAGTATAAATCCAAGAAATGTGCGAGAAGCATAAAAGTTTCAACTTCAACCTTGAAGGTTCCATAATTTGCATAACATTttgacagaaa encodes:
- the LOC102621679 gene encoding uncharacterized protein LOC102621679, which translates into the protein MNCIQATSAGKPCVHLPNRIRSVRERNTARRTSLKLNATAYNHGLPALKCRQKNTVVCSLGGKDKSDDKGAPWQDFSKAMGNLGKGQSVEDVLRQQIQKQEFYDGDGGKSPPRRGGGGHGGGGSEESGDEGVSGIIDETVQVVLATIGFILLYIYIIAGEELTKLGKDYIKYLLGGSKSVRLSNAMDALESFWKTLSDNKLVYDKYWLEKEILNTTTWFDGPEKYRRMLRSYMERSADEES
- the LOC102621973 gene encoding signal recognition particle 14 kDa protein, whose product is MGLLQPDPFLNELTSMFERNRDKGSVWVTFKRSSMKSKSQKNKMATAGEPVEYRCLIRATDGKQKISTTVGAKDHQRFQASYATLLKAHMAALKKRERKDKKKGVDGDRKDGAGSTKKPKRV
- the LOC102622273 gene encoding uncharacterized protein LOC102622273, with protein sequence MEIAVKSLSLGLNPRIVNRRQHFDVSTPIISSKRACFLPQTRCDTHNFLKRKNHKNCLPIFVVLSAVEDAGVSSSQFEDFVVSTTRTNEATELKIGVEVSSAKTRAIFDDVFNKMVAAAQPIPGFRRVKGGKTPNIPRDILLEVLGPTNVYKEVIKKVIDTTVAEFVEKEDLKVSKDLRVEQSFEDLEKLFEPDEKFSFDAVIKLQETD